One Algihabitans albus DNA segment encodes these proteins:
- a CDS encoding tryptophan 2,3-dioxygenase family protein, giving the protein MKPYNAKPLPPRDPDMCPEGNHYWSYHSLDALLTCKQPVTESQDEDLFIAIHQICELAFHQMILDLERALDGLAAADRAEAVYFLKRVNKLWRTVNATMPVLGGLRAFAEFRTSIGPTSGFQSFQFRRLEIMSGVPRYWQGGTANAEGAVHVAESEFDKRYGAQVTDWLERYRHHGLAHYCRQLIDGAGAEDVTVALARLRQDEATAALFAEFAAYDRHQLQFHRAHLQLATRQLQMVGVETGTGGTSFRDYLQKYDKTVAPLFPGLSAGTDEAEA; this is encoded by the coding sequence ATGAAGCCCTATAACGCCAAACCGCTTCCACCGCGCGATCCGGATATGTGCCCGGAGGGCAATCACTACTGGAGCTATCACAGCCTGGACGCTCTGCTGACCTGCAAACAACCGGTCACGGAGTCCCAGGACGAGGATCTCTTCATCGCGATCCACCAGATCTGCGAGCTCGCCTTTCACCAGATGATCCTCGACCTGGAGCGGGCGCTGGACGGCCTCGCCGCCGCCGACCGTGCCGAGGCCGTCTATTTTCTGAAGCGGGTCAACAAGCTGTGGCGAACGGTCAACGCCACCATGCCGGTTCTTGGCGGCCTGCGCGCCTTTGCGGAGTTCCGTACCTCGATCGGCCCGACGAGCGGTTTCCAATCCTTCCAGTTCCGCCGGTTGGAAATCATGAGTGGCGTTCCCCGTTACTGGCAGGGCGGAACCGCAAATGCGGAAGGCGCAGTCCACGTGGCCGAGAGCGAGTTCGACAAGCGTTACGGCGCCCAAGTGACCGATTGGCTGGAGCGCTACCGGCATCACGGATTGGCCCATTACTGCCGTCAGCTCATCGATGGCGCAGGGGCCGAAGATGTCACCGTTGCGCTGGCGCGACTACGCCAGGATGAAGCCACGGCGGCCTTGTTTGCGGAGTTCGCCGCCTACGATCGCCATCAACTGCAGTTTCATCGTGCGCATCTGCAATTGGCTACGCGACAGCTTCAGATGGTCGGCGTCGAGACCGGGACCGGCGGAACCTCCTTTCGCGACTACCTGCAGAAGTACGACAAGACCGTCGCGCCCCTCTTCCCCGGCCTCTCAGCCGGAACCGACGAGGCTGAGGCATGA